A part of bacterium genomic DNA contains:
- a CDS encoding DUF6134 family protein, whose translation MTSRYGSLFALLILASLVAASASADWWYAVYDGEKHVGYCHVVESSANLSGAVVKRFTAVTEARRDKAGQYTFMQTEDRYRSGGSLVYYASTVTDKDKTTQAKATRTAQGFSFAITKGEKVETLQVPAASFGMVEVEEALAKLAAPGSKIEVQALDLEAGKVRKTKLEYVADQTLEAKGESVATKVLQAKGGFGGATFWFAEDGSLVKREGETPLGKVTLKLTDAASARP comes from the coding sequence TACTCGCGTCCTTAGTCGCCGCGTCGGCGTCGGCCGACTGGTGGTACGCGGTGTACGACGGCGAAAAGCACGTGGGTTACTGCCACGTCGTCGAAAGCAGCGCCAACCTGAGCGGCGCCGTGGTCAAGAGGTTTACCGCGGTGACCGAAGCCCGCCGCGACAAGGCGGGGCAATACACGTTCATGCAGACCGAGGACCGCTACCGCAGCGGCGGCTCGCTGGTCTACTACGCGTCGACGGTGACCGATAAAGACAAGACGACGCAGGCAAAAGCCACCCGCACGGCGCAGGGGTTCTCCTTCGCCATAACGAAGGGCGAAAAAGTAGAAACGTTGCAAGTCCCGGCGGCGTCCTTCGGTATGGTCGAGGTTGAGGAAGCGCTGGCCAAGCTCGCCGCGCCGGGAAGCAAAATCGAAGTTCAAGCGCTCGACCTCGAGGCCGGCAAGGTCCGCAAAACCAAGTTGGAGTACGTAGCGGACCAGACGTTGGAGGCCAAGGGCGAGAGCGTAGCGACGAAGGTCCTGCAGGCCAAGGGGGGGTTCGGCGGCGCGACCTTCTGGTTCGCCGAGGACGGCTCCCTGGTCAAACGCGAGGGCGAAACGCCGCTGGGCAAGGTTACGCTGAAGCTGACGGACGCCGCCTCGGCCCGGCCTTGA